The genomic interval ATGAGCGCGCATTCCAAACCGACGCAAATGACCGTTCGCCCCTCGCGCGGCGCGTTCATCCGACCGCGACCGATGATCGGCGGCGGGCCCGCTCCGTTGCCGCCGGCAAATGGCGGCGCCGCCCACCGCATCTTCCGCGGCCGCATACCAGCCGATCTCGCGCGCTATGGCACGAGTGCCTTCGTTGCGGTCTGCCTGCATGTCGGTATCGCGTTGATCTGCGTGCTGGAATGGGCAAGCACGACCGCCATGCCCTCCCAATCCGCGGCGCTGATCGTGGACCTGGCGCCCGTGCCGTCCTCGCCCGCCGCGATTTTCAAGGACACGCCGCCCGGTCCGCACCAGGTCCTGTCCCAGCCCAAGCCTCAGCCGCAGCAAAAGCCGCTCAAGCAGCCCAAGATAAAGCAGCCGCCGGTCATGCACGGCGAGATCGTCCTGCATACGGATGAGCACAAGACGCCGCCAGCGCCGCCCGACCGGCCGGCCGTCGCTCGCAGCACCGACATGCCGACCTCCGTTGCGTCCAAGAACGACGTCGCTGCGGCACCCGTTTCGGGCGCGGCCTTGGAGGCATCGCACCCGGCGGAGGAAAGCTGGGAGGGCGCGATCCTCGCCAAGCTCGAACGCGCCAAGCGCTATCCGGGCCTCGCCCAGATGCGCGCGGAAGAAGACGTCGTTTATCTGCGCTTCTCCGTCGACCGTGGCGGCCGGGTGCTGGCGGCGTCCATTGATCATAGCCGCGGTTTTGCGCTGCTGGACGATGAAGTGCTTTCTCTCATTCAGCGCGTGCAGCCCCTGCCGCCGCCGCCGGACCAGGTCAAGGGCGACAGCATCGAACTCGTCGTGCCTGTCGAGTTTTTCATCAGGCAGCGCGAGCCCTAGATATTTAATCGCAGGGTGAAGGGCGTGGTCTTCGAGTGGAGCATGCGTTCCGTATGCCCGCGCCATGGCGTCACGCGGTCCGGCGAGGACGTCGGCAGTCCGATAGTGACGTTCAGCGATCCATTGGATTGATCTCATAGACGGTATCCGTGCATAGATGGCGCAGGATTTCGATTGCCAATGCTCGTTGACGGTAGCCGGCAGTCCTGGCGTATCGGTAATGGGCGTGTCGTAATTGAGCATCAATGGCTGAAGCCGCGTCGTTTTCTGGCGGTACGGTGACCTCGCAAGCCACTATCGAATGCGTCGACGGCGCCGGGCAAGTTCCGGCACGGCTGTCAGGCGATAAGATGATGATCTTTGCCAAGGCCGCATCACTCAGTAGGCTCGAGGTGAGAACAGGCGTTCTGGTGGCACGCAAGTGTAACGCACGGAGGCGAAATCAGCCTATCAGCGCCCATTTTTGCGTGCGCTTGCATGCCTAAGCATTGAAATTATTAAATTGCCACTCCATTGACGTGGTAGCGCTGAGACGCGCCCAGTGACTTCTGTCACTACGGGTCGCGCGAACGAATCATGTCGACACGCAAGCTTCGATCCCCTTTGCTGCCGCTTAGCGTTGCGGCGGAGGTACGAGCAGGTGCGGCAGGAATTTAAATTCTTGAAATTGCTATGCATGATAGTCAACGCAATTGACGAGAAAGTCAGGTTTCCTTGTTTTTTTTGGGGGAGGCTTTGCCCTTATAACGGTCTGGTCGCTGGTTCGAATTCAGCCGGGCCCGGCAACGTGCGCCAGAGCCTGCTGCCATAACGGCGCACCGGTTCGACCGATTCGAGCATCTTGGGGCTGTTCAGACCTAGCCGCTTGAGGACTCTGCTCACCATTGGGCGGCGCTCCTGGCGCGGCCGCGAGTTGCGGTTGGCCAGGCCGGCAATGCCCCGCTTCATGGCGTTTGATTCATTTGCGATCCGCCCGCTGGCCGCCCGTCTACGGCTTGCGCAACGGCCTTCGGCGGTTGCCCGCTCGCTGCTTGACCTGCAGTCCACTCTCGACCGCGCGGCACCATCGAAATCCGACGTTCGCGCTGGTGCCACGAAAGACTTGCGATGAGATTGTCGAGTCATCAAGGCAAGCGGCTTGTCTTTTGCGCAGGGCCTAAAAGCTTATCCCTCCCGCTATCCAAAGAACGATCTCGGACCAGGAGTTATGACGCGTTCCTATTCAAGGCTTTGGTTGCACCATTCCGCTGGGCGGATAGGGCGGCAGTAGCGGTGGCGGAGCGGGCAGCGCGGCGGGCTTGTCCGCGATGGCCTTCATTAAAAGACTGACGGCTGTCTCCAGCTGCGCGTCATGTCCGGCGAGAAGGTCGGCGGGCATGTTCTCGATCTCCACGTCGGGATCGACGCCGTGGTTCTCCACCGACCAGACACGATCGGGTGTGTAGAGCGCGTCCTCGGGAATGGTGATATAGCCGCCGTCCATCATCTGCCAGTTGCCGCGGATTCCGCGAACGCCGCCCCAGGATCGGGTGCCGACCAGCGGGCCCAGGCCGTAGAGCTTGAAGAGATAGGGAAAAATGTCGCCGTCCGAAGCCGACCAGTGGTTCAACAGCGCGATCTTCGGTCCGTTCAGCACCTGTTCCGGTTCGGTGGCGACAGCGCCTTCACGGTTCGTCCCGAGCGTGACCAGAACACGGCGCAGGCGCTCCAGCGCATAGGGCGCGACGAAGCCGCCGCCATTCCAGCGGTCGTCCATGATCAGCGCTTGTTTGTCGAGTTGGCCGTAAAACTGGCGCACGAACTGTTGCAGGCCCAATTGCTCCATATCCGACATATAGACATAACCGATCCTTCCGCCGGACAGCTTGTCCACCACGGCCCTGTTGTGCGCGATCCAGGCAGCTTCGCGCAGACCGAGTTCCCGCTCGACGGGCTTGACGACCACGTGGCGCGACGGACCGTCAGGGCTGTCGGCGACAGTGAGATCGACGGTGGTGTCGGCGTCGGCGAGTTGGAGAAGGCTGTCCGGGTCGGTCGGCGCGCGAAGATCGATGCCGTTCACCGCCAGCACGTAATCGCCGGCTTTCACGTGGACGCCGGGTTGAGCCAAGGGGCTGCGATAGTCGTCGCGTGTGTTGTCTCCTGGATAGATGGTCGCGAGCCGATATCGGCCGGACGCCTGATCCAACGCCCAGTCGACGCCAAGTAGCGCCGAATGTGCCTTGGGCTGGGTGTCGCCGTCATCACCGCCCCCCACATAGGTATGGGAGTTGCCGATCTCGCCCAGCATTTGGCCGATCAGGTAGTTCAAGTCCTCGCGCGAACCGAGCAACGGCAGCAGCTTGGCATAGCTGTCATGGACGGCTTTCCAGTCCTGGCCATTCATCACCGGAGAGAAGAACAGATCCCGCTCTAGCCGCCAGGCATTCTCGAACATCTCGGCCCATTCGGCGCGCGGATCGACGAGCACGCGCATGTGATCGAGATCGAGCTTCTTGGTGTTGTCGCTGTCCTTGGACGCGTCTGCCTTGGTGTCGAGAACCGTATAGTTGTCATCGTGTTTGATCACGACCTTCTCGCCGTCCAGGGAGAGGGAATAGCTGTCGACATCTTCCGTCACCACCGAATCCTTGCGCTTGTCGAGATCATAGAAATGGAGAGCCGACTTCTCGCCTTTGAGGGCGCCGTCGATCAGGCCAATCGGCTGAGTCAGATAGTAGATGCGGTCGCCGCGGGCATCCATGCGCGCGATGTTGGCCCCATCGATGGGTAGCGCGACGGCGCGTGCCATCATGCCGTCCAGGTCGATCCGGATGGGCGCGATGGGTTTGGTGACATCGCGTGCAGGTTCGCTCTTTCCGCTCTTGTCCTTGTCCGGCGGCTGGTCCTGGCTGTCGCCGGCTTGACCAGGCTTTGATCCGCTATCGGCCTCGTCCGAGCGAGGTGCCGTCGGCGAAGCGGTATCCCGCGATAGGGGGACCGCATAGACGCCATTGGATTTCAAAACCTCGAAATCGAACTCTATGTCGGACGGCACGGTGTTCTCATGCCGATTGGAAACGAAGTAGAGGTATTTGCCGTCAGGCGACCACGCGGGGCCGTAATCGACCTCGCCGCCGTTGCCCAGCCGCGTCAACTTGGCTGTTGCAACCTCGTACAGATAAAGATCGCGCCGCCGATTGACCGCCGACATGCTGAAGGCGAGCCAGCGCCCGTCCGGCGAGAAGGCCTGGTCGTGGATTTCGCCGAACTTGTCCTGCGCGACCTGCTTCGGCGCGCCGCCGTCCGTGCGGACCGTCCATAGCCGGTGCGTCCCATCGCTGAAGGCCAGGGTCTTGCCGTCCGGCGAGAAGATCGGTCCGTAGAAGTAACCTTCCGTGAAGGCTGTCAGCACTTTCTCGGGGCCGCCCTCGGCCGGGCGTACGGCGATCTGCTGCGCGCCGCCGACATCGGTGGTGTAGGCGACGGTGCGTCCGTCCGGCGACCAGGCCGGATGGTCCTCGTCGATACCCTGGGTCATCGTCAGATCGCGGGTTGCGCCGAACTCGGTGGGCAAGCTGAAGATATCGCCGCGGGCCGAGAACAGTGTCCGCTTGCCGTTCGGTGCCAGCGCGTAGTCCGTCTGACCCGCCGGGTCGCCGCTGCGGATCTCGTCATGGACCTCGTCGACATGGATGCGGGTGCGGGGATTGTCATCCGGCACACTGACCGGGACTTCTCGCGTTTCCTCGCTGATCAGGTCGAGGCGATAGAGCTTGCCGCCTTGCTGGAAGGCGATGGCATCGCCGCCAAGCGCCGGGAAGTCGATGTCGTAGTCGGTGAAGTGGGTGATTTCACGCGTCTCTTTGGTGTCGAGATCGTAGACCCAGATATTCGCGCGGCGATTTTTGTCCTGGTCGGAGAGGTAGTAGATCTTCCGGCCGTGCCACATGGGCGAGGTGTTGGTGCCTGACCAGTCGGTGATCTGATGGAGCGCCCGTGTGTCGAAATCGTAGGTGAACACCTGCTGGGCCAAGCCGCCATTATAGCGCTTCCAGGTCCGGAAATTGCGGAAGATACGGTTGTAGGCGATCGTATGCCCGTCCGGCCCGAAGGTCGCCAGGCCAACGGCGCTGTCGATCGGCATCGGCGTCGGCTGGCCGCCGGCGACAGGCACCTTGTACATGTTCTGAATCCAGCCGTTCCACTG from Rhizomicrobium sp. carries:
- a CDS encoding TonB family protein, which gives rise to MIGGGPAPLPPANGGAAHRIFRGRIPADLARYGTSAFVAVCLHVGIALICVLEWASTTAMPSQSAALIVDLAPVPSSPAAIFKDTPPGPHQVLSQPKPQPQQKPLKQPKIKQPPVMHGEIVLHTDEHKTPPAPPDRPAVARSTDMPTSVASKNDVAAAPVSGAALEASHPAEESWEGAILAKLERAKRYPGLAQMRAEEDVVYLRFSVDRGGRVLAASIDHSRGFALLDDEVLSLIQRVQPLPPPPDQVKGDSIELVVPVEFFIRQREP
- a CDS encoding S41 family peptidase, which codes for MAIRWGIDMKISRVVAALLIAVPLGFTATTAQASLPRFPQPYGDRIAFVADGNVWSVEKTGGTATRLTSAQGQDMLPRVSPDGRWIAYTEASRAGTDIWVIPASGGAARRLTFQPATEAGTGGRHGPDNMVVTWTPDSKYVVYLSKHDQWNGWIQNMYKVPVAGGQPTPMPIDSAVGLATFGPDGHTIAYNRIFRNFRTWKRYNGGLAQQVFTYDFDTRALHQITDWSGTNTSPMWHGRKIYYLSDQDKNRRANIWVYDLDTKETREITHFTDYDIDFPALGGDAIAFQQGGKLYRLDLISEETREVPVSVPDDNPRTRIHVDEVHDEIRSGDPAGQTDYALAPNGKRTLFSARGDIFSLPTEFGATRDLTMTQGIDEDHPAWSPDGRTVAYTTDVGGAQQIAVRPAEGGPEKVLTAFTEGYFYGPIFSPDGKTLAFSDGTHRLWTVRTDGGAPKQVAQDKFGEIHDQAFSPDGRWLAFSMSAVNRRRDLYLYEVATAKLTRLGNGGEVDYGPAWSPDGKYLYFVSNRHENTVPSDIEFDFEVLKSNGVYAVPLSRDTASPTAPRSDEADSGSKPGQAGDSQDQPPDKDKSGKSEPARDVTKPIAPIRIDLDGMMARAVALPIDGANIARMDARGDRIYYLTQPIGLIDGALKGEKSALHFYDLDKRKDSVVTEDVDSYSLSLDGEKVVIKHDDNYTVLDTKADASKDSDNTKKLDLDHMRVLVDPRAEWAEMFENAWRLERDLFFSPVMNGQDWKAVHDSYAKLLPLLGSREDLNYLIGQMLGEIGNSHTYVGGGDDGDTQPKAHSALLGVDWALDQASGRYRLATIYPGDNTRDDYRSPLAQPGVHVKAGDYVLAVNGIDLRAPTDPDSLLQLADADTTVDLTVADSPDGPSRHVVVKPVERELGLREAAWIAHNRAVVDKLSGGRIGYVYMSDMEQLGLQQFVRQFYGQLDKQALIMDDRWNGGGFVAPYALERLRRVLVTLGTNREGAVATEPEQVLNGPKIALLNHWSASDGDIFPYLFKLYGLGPLVGTRSWGGVRGIRGNWQMMDGGYITIPEDALYTPDRVWSVENHGVDPDVEIENMPADLLAGHDAQLETAVSLLMKAIADKPAALPAPPPLLPPYPPSGMVQPKP